One genomic window of Roseobacter ponti includes the following:
- a CDS encoding tartrate dehydrogenase → MKTYRIAAIPADGIGPEVIDAGNEVLAALAEQEGDIAFDVTTFDWGSDYYRKHGVMMPEDGLEQLKPFDAIYFGAVGAPDVPDHVTLWGLRLPICQGFDQYANVRPTKIIPGVQSPLRNVKVGDLDWVIVRENSEGEYSGHGGRAHKGMPEEVGTEVAIFTRAGVTRIMRYAFSLARQRPRKLLTVVTKSNAQRHGMVMWDEIAAEVSKEFPDVTWDKMLVDAMTVRMTLKPQSIDTVVATNLHADILSDLAGALAGSLGVAPTANIDPEGRYPSMFEPIHGSAFDITGQGIANPVATFWTAVQMLEHLGQPQAGERLMSAVERVCAAGIMTPDVGGTATTREVTDAVIEAIRGRNTLATVETATD, encoded by the coding sequence ATGAAAACCTACAGGATTGCCGCCATCCCCGCCGACGGGATCGGCCCCGAAGTCATCGACGCAGGCAACGAAGTGCTGGCCGCACTCGCGGAGCAGGAAGGCGATATCGCGTTTGATGTGACCACGTTTGACTGGGGATCGGACTATTACAGAAAGCACGGCGTGATGATGCCTGAAGACGGGCTGGAGCAGCTCAAACCCTTTGACGCGATCTATTTCGGAGCGGTCGGCGCGCCGGATGTGCCCGATCACGTGACGCTCTGGGGGCTGCGATTGCCGATCTGTCAGGGCTTTGATCAGTACGCCAATGTGCGGCCCACAAAGATCATCCCCGGAGTGCAGTCGCCGCTGCGCAATGTGAAGGTCGGCGACCTCGACTGGGTCATTGTGCGCGAAAACTCCGAAGGCGAGTATTCCGGCCATGGCGGACGCGCGCACAAAGGCATGCCCGAAGAGGTTGGCACTGAGGTTGCGATTTTCACCCGCGCCGGTGTCACGCGGATCATGCGTTACGCCTTTTCCCTCGCGCGGCAGCGACCGCGCAAGCTGCTGACCGTGGTGACGAAATCCAACGCGCAGCGCCATGGGATGGTGATGTGGGATGAAATCGCAGCTGAGGTCTCGAAAGAGTTTCCGGATGTGACATGGGATAAGATGCTGGTCGATGCGATGACCGTACGCATGACACTGAAACCCCAAAGCATCGACACAGTCGTGGCCACCAATCTGCATGCCGATATTCTCTCGGATCTGGCCGGCGCGCTGGCGGGCAGTCTTGGCGTGGCACCCACCGCGAACATTGACCCCGAAGGCCGGTATCCGTCCATGTTCGAACCTATTCACGGATCAGCTTTCGACATCACCGGTCAGGGCATCGCAAACCCGGTCGCGACCTTCTGGACCGCTGTACAGATGCTGGAGCATCTGGGCCAGCCGCAGGCAGGCGAGCGGCTGATGAGCGCGGTTGAGCGTGTCTGTGCCGCCGGAATCATGACGCCGGATGTGGGCGGCACAGCCACCACACGCGAGGTCACGGATGCGGTGATCGAGGCGATCCGGGGCCGCAACACCCTTGCCACGGTTGAGACAGCCACAGACTGA
- a CDS encoding tartrate dehydrogenase: MTENTLKIAVIPGDGIGRETVPEGLRVLEATAKRFSLGLEFGMHDFSSADYYEAHGEMMPPDWKDRVGGSDAIFFGAVGWPEKIPDHISLWGSLLQFRREFDQYVSLRPARAMPGVPLPLAGRAPGDIDMMIVRENTEGEYSSIGGRMFPGTDREVVIQETVMSRIGVDRILKYAFDLAEKRSGHLTSATKSNGISITMPYWDERVEEMAKGYPDVRVDKFHIDILTAQFVLHPDWFDVVVASNLFGDILSDLGPACTGTIGIAPSGNINPEGRFPSLFEPVHGSAPDIAGKGIANPIGQIWAGAMMLEHLGHIDAARAMVAAIETVLAEKALRTPDLGGAADTKTCGEAVVDAVLDGASG, translated from the coding sequence ATGACCGAAAACACCCTGAAAATCGCCGTGATCCCCGGAGACGGTATCGGCAGGGAAACCGTGCCCGAGGGCCTGCGGGTGCTGGAGGCCACGGCAAAGCGGTTCAGTCTCGGGCTGGAATTCGGGATGCATGATTTCTCCTCTGCTGACTATTACGAAGCGCATGGCGAGATGATGCCGCCGGACTGGAAAGACAGGGTGGGCGGCAGTGACGCGATCTTTTTCGGAGCGGTGGGCTGGCCGGAAAAGATCCCCGATCACATCTCTCTCTGGGGTTCGCTGCTGCAGTTTCGCCGCGAGTTCGACCAGTACGTCAGCCTGCGCCCGGCGCGCGCAATGCCGGGCGTACCGCTGCCGCTGGCGGGGCGGGCGCCTGGTGATATCGACATGATGATCGTACGCGAAAACACCGAAGGCGAGTATTCGTCGATCGGCGGTCGCATGTTTCCCGGCACCGACCGCGAGGTGGTGATCCAGGAGACGGTGATGAGCCGGATCGGGGTCGACCGCATTCTGAAGTATGCCTTTGATCTTGCGGAGAAACGCAGCGGGCATCTGACATCCGCCACGAAATCGAACGGCATTTCAATCACCATGCCTTACTGGGACGAACGGGTAGAGGAGATGGCGAAAGGCTATCCTGACGTGCGCGTCGATAAGTTTCACATTGATATTCTGACAGCACAGTTTGTGCTGCACCCCGACTGGTTTGATGTGGTCGTGGCCTCGAACCTCTTTGGTGACATCCTGTCCGATCTGGGGCCCGCATGCACAGGGACAATCGGCATAGCGCCTTCGGGAAACATCAACCCGGAGGGGCGGTTTCCGTCGCTTTTCGAGCCGGTACACGGCTCCGCACCGGATATTGCGGGCAAGGGCATCGCCAATCCGATCGGACAGATCTGGGCCGGAGCGATGATGCTGGAGCACCTTGGCCATATCGACGCCGCGCGCGCCATGGTTGCTGCCATTGAGACGGTGCTCGCTGAGAAAGCGCTGCGCACGCCTGATCTGGGCGGGGCCGCCGATACAAAGACCTGTGGCGAGGCGGTGGTGGACGCGGTTCTGGATGGTGCTTCCGGGTGA